A stretch of Linepithema humile isolate Giens D197 chromosome 3, Lhum_UNIL_v1.0, whole genome shotgun sequence DNA encodes these proteins:
- the LOC105670330 gene encoding THAP domain-containing protein 5-like isoform X1 — MRCCVPGCGQESEKEISFHRFPVRDPNRSQLWINKIYAFLEMHNCERGRLKQKKQSVLCSKHFLNSDYLVTASGRMLKISACPSVFSYDPNALKRRNRQSKSSSEIPVSHRLHYIFPKEIGELEGTKVMVTECEEENKKNVSCTQESALEEFMIKKATVKEPMIKESTIEEPILKKAKVEKPMLEDMVEAPMLDQGTVEEPIVEHTQIEESFVEELSKNACTRCLSLEKEVQRLQESIASLEKVVQLQSCSVRDISSPRQEELLQGSNTPTTTTRLAHHDHHYASTPRSLRRKLDFSHAQKIMMEKTARYTMKKFRRSMITVSQLKNLLKSIKEEMIARPEVVDHLEQVFDGSPLQLYKRCVQKSYIKSNKPRDCEQAIK, encoded by the exons ATGAGGTGCTGTGTGCCTGGATGTGGACAGGAGAGTGAAAAGGAGATTTCATTTCATAG ATTTCCAGTAAGAGACCCGAATCGATCCCAACTGtggattaataaaatatatgcgtTTTTGGAAATGCATAACTGCGAACGTGGAAgattaaaacagaaaaaacaaTCTGTTTTGTGTTCAAAACATTTTCTCAATAGCGACTACCTTGTTACAGCAAGTGGCCGTATGTTGAAAATTTCAGCGTGTCCTTCAGTCTTTTCG TATGATCCTAATGCTCTGAAACGACGGAACAGGCAGTCTAAATCAAGCTCCGAAATACCTGTATCTCATAGATTGCACTATATTTTTCCGAAAGAAATCGGTGAACTGGAAGGTACAAAAGTAATGGTTACAGAGTGCGAGGAAGAAAACAAAAAG AATGTCTCATGTACTCAAGAATCGGCACTTGAAGAATTTATGATCAAAAAAGCAACAGTAAAGGAACCGATGATCAAAGAAAGTACAATCGAAGAACCAATACTCAAGAAAGCTAAAGTTGAAAAACCAATGCTTGAAGATATGGTTGAGGCACCGATGCTCGATCAAGGTACAGTCGAGGAACCGATCGTTGAACACACACAAATTGAAGAATCATTCGTCGAAGAATTAAGCAAG aatGCGTGCACCAGATGCTTATCATTGGAAAAAGAAGTCCAGAGGTTACAGGAAAGCATAGCTAGTCTGGAAAAAGTAGTTCAGCTGCAGTCCTGCAGTGTACGTGACATTTCTTCGCCTCGTCAGGAAGAATTGCTGCAGGGATCAAATACTCCCACTACTACAACACGACTTGCACACCATGATCACCATTATGCAAGCACTCCACGAAGCTTGCGACGAAAGTTAGATTTTTCGCACGCCCAGAAAATTATGATGGAGAAAACAGCTCGTTACACAATGAAGAAGTTTCGTCGATCGATGATAACAGTGTCgcagttaaaaaatttgctgAAGTCTATAAAGGAAGAAATGATCGCTAGGCCGGAAGTCGTAGATCATCTGGAGCAAGTATTTGATGGATCTCCCCTACAACTTTATAAAAGGTGTGTCCAG AAAAGCTACATAAAATCCAACAAGCCGAGGGATTGCGAGCAggcaataaaataa
- the LOC105670330 gene encoding THAP domain-containing protein 5-like isoform X2, whose product MRCCVPGCGQESEKEISFHRFPVRDPNRSQLWINKIYAFLEMHNCERGRLKQKKQSVLCSKHFLNSDYLVTASGRMLKISACPSVFSYDPNALKRRNRQSKSSSEIPVSHRLHYIFPKEIGELEGTKVMVTECEEENKKNVSCTQESALEEFMIKKATVKEPMIKESTIEEPILKKAKVEKPMLEDMVEAPMLDQGTVEEPIVEHTQIEESFVEELSKNACTRCLSLEKEVQRLQESIASLEKVVQLQSCSVRDISSPRQEELLQGSNTPTTTTRLAHHDHHYASTPRSLRRKLDFSHAQKIMMEKTARYTMKKFRRSMITVSQLKNLLKSIKEEMIARPEVVDHLEQVFDGSPLQLYKRKAT is encoded by the exons ATGAGGTGCTGTGTGCCTGGATGTGGACAGGAGAGTGAAAAGGAGATTTCATTTCATAG ATTTCCAGTAAGAGACCCGAATCGATCCCAACTGtggattaataaaatatatgcgtTTTTGGAAATGCATAACTGCGAACGTGGAAgattaaaacagaaaaaacaaTCTGTTTTGTGTTCAAAACATTTTCTCAATAGCGACTACCTTGTTACAGCAAGTGGCCGTATGTTGAAAATTTCAGCGTGTCCTTCAGTCTTTTCG TATGATCCTAATGCTCTGAAACGACGGAACAGGCAGTCTAAATCAAGCTCCGAAATACCTGTATCTCATAGATTGCACTATATTTTTCCGAAAGAAATCGGTGAACTGGAAGGTACAAAAGTAATGGTTACAGAGTGCGAGGAAGAAAACAAAAAG AATGTCTCATGTACTCAAGAATCGGCACTTGAAGAATTTATGATCAAAAAAGCAACAGTAAAGGAACCGATGATCAAAGAAAGTACAATCGAAGAACCAATACTCAAGAAAGCTAAAGTTGAAAAACCAATGCTTGAAGATATGGTTGAGGCACCGATGCTCGATCAAGGTACAGTCGAGGAACCGATCGTTGAACACACACAAATTGAAGAATCATTCGTCGAAGAATTAAGCAAG aatGCGTGCACCAGATGCTTATCATTGGAAAAAGAAGTCCAGAGGTTACAGGAAAGCATAGCTAGTCTGGAAAAAGTAGTTCAGCTGCAGTCCTGCAGTGTACGTGACATTTCTTCGCCTCGTCAGGAAGAATTGCTGCAGGGATCAAATACTCCCACTACTACAACACGACTTGCACACCATGATCACCATTATGCAAGCACTCCACGAAGCTTGCGACGAAAGTTAGATTTTTCGCACGCCCAGAAAATTATGATGGAGAAAACAGCTCGTTACACAATGAAGAAGTTTCGTCGATCGATGATAACAGTGTCgcagttaaaaaatttgctgAAGTCTATAAAGGAAGAAATGATCGCTAGGCCGGAAGTCGTAGATCATCTGGAGCAAGTATTTGATGGATCTCCCCTACAACTTTATAAAAG AAAAGCTACATAA
- the LOC136998591 gene encoding uncharacterized protein isoform X1 has product MFDKKVCDLLASWGFADTIPHFYRLCIDHDVLLQLPLDPPDPLIEELFPLQERREDFVNKLHLYQGITLDKIPIVIQKEQESTKAEAITTKRHTTSQEASEVSKKLRSKNADCDLLITENTQLEIFHENVFSNFHSLNLIHLLNQTFTGQKILAKYRDKILPRNIRKILVDLIIRSLLEIPSLSTHGELQVPELKNYHFEILTNKLCDVFTKETPETYFIPPKTENKNQTISRGKLVDKYRNWRTAQKELGLIESKNSEVESEEKNCTSADNSPNEHIVWLLNNNAPWRNVINHWQLSVEVRLREFQYNVGSVKEIFDKYSVLKQPCGYELIESVFMYEKGREGMLYATWPELSNKLHDLMKIEIKDNAAKELLETLSFPTVSEEERNLKLLLLLPALCPPVCKIKKSKTIWKPTIEEAQASFILHVKTPGDIDKALTGMRDKYANFGVQLQPLIIAVGPTLSEVTGYYVNIDDTRYRFPSILAAVDLCFKSFHVLHAKYPKPSEPIWLFIQKIVYSFTTPWDKKLPCVATLVSTVQNM; this is encoded by the exons ATGTTCGATAAAAAAGTGTGCGATCTACTTGCATCGTGGGGATTTGCAGATACAATACCTCATTTTTATc gtTTGTGTATCGATCACGATGTTCTTTTGCAACTACCTTTAGATCCTCCAGATCCATTGATAGAAGAACTATTTCCGCTACAAGAGAGACGTgaagattttgtaaataaattacatcttTATCAAGGGATAACTCTAGACAAAATTCCAATCGTGATTCAAAAAGAACAGGAATCAACG aaGGCTGAGGCAATAACTACGAAAAGGCACACCACATCGCAAGAGGCAAGCGAAGTTTCTAAAAAACTACGATCGAAGAATGCTGattgtgatttattaattactgaaAACACTCAGcttgaaatatttcacgaaAACGTTTTTTCTAATTTCCATTCACtc aatttgattCACCTCTTGAATCAAACATTCACTGGCCAGAAGATTTTGGCGAAATATCGAGATAAAATTCTACCACGAAATATTCGGAAAATTTTAgtcgatttaattattagatcgTTGCTGGAAATTCCATCATTGTCGACTCACGGTGAACTACAGGT gccagaattaaaaaattatcactttgaaattttaactaATAAATTGTGTGACGTCTTCACGAAAGAAACTCCAGAAACATATTTCATTCCTCcgaaaacagaaaataaaaatcagactATTTCACGTGGGAAGCTTGTTGACAAATATAGAAACTGGCGAACTGCTCAAAAAGAATTAGGTTTAATCGAATCGAAAAATTCTGAGGTTGAAAGTGAAGAGAAAAATTGTActt ctgCTGACAATTCTCCCAATGAACACATTGTTTggttgttaaataataatgcccCGTGGAGAAACGTTATCAATCACTGGCAATTGAGTGTTGAAGTTAGATTGCgagaatttcaatataacgTAGGAAGTGTTAAAgagatatttgataaatattcagTTTTAAAACAACCTTGTGGATATGAGTTG attgaAAGCGTTTTTATGTacgaaaaaggaagagaaggTATGTTATATGCTACGTGGCCAGAATTGTCAAATAAACTTCatgatttaatgaaaattgaaataaaagataatgctGCTAAGGAGTTACTTGAGACTCTCTCTTTTCCTACAGTGTCTGAGG AAGAAAGAAACTTGAAGTTGTTACTTCTTTTACCAGCTCTGTGTCCACCAGTatgtaaaatcaaaaaatcAAAGACCATTTGGAAACCAACTATTGAAGAAGCACAGGCGTCTTTTATTTTGCATGTGaag ACTCCAGGCGACATCGATAAAGCACTAACCGGAATGCGAGATAAGTATGCCAATTTTGGTGTTCAACTTCAACCTCTCATCATCGCAGTAGGACCAACATTGTCAGAAGTCACTGGATATTACGTAAACATAGATGACACAAGGTATCGCTTTCCAAGTATTCTAGCTGCTGTAGACCTATGCTTCAAAAGCTTTCATGTTTTGCACGCGAAGTATCCAAAACCAAGTGAACCAATTTggctttttattcaaaaaattgtatattcttTTACGACCCCGTGGGACAAAAAGCTGCCTTGCGTTGCAACTCTCGTTAGTACTGTACAAAACATGTAA
- the LOC136998591 gene encoding uncharacterized protein isoform X2: protein MFDKKVCDLLASWGFADTIPHFYRLCIDHDVLLQLPLDPPDPLIEELFPLQERREDFVNKLHLYQGITLDKIPIVIQKEQESTAEAITTKRHTTSQEASEVSKKLRSKNADCDLLITENTQLEIFHENVFSNFHSLNLIHLLNQTFTGQKILAKYRDKILPRNIRKILVDLIIRSLLEIPSLSTHGELQVPELKNYHFEILTNKLCDVFTKETPETYFIPPKTENKNQTISRGKLVDKYRNWRTAQKELGLIESKNSEVESEEKNCTSADNSPNEHIVWLLNNNAPWRNVINHWQLSVEVRLREFQYNVGSVKEIFDKYSVLKQPCGYELIESVFMYEKGREGMLYATWPELSNKLHDLMKIEIKDNAAKELLETLSFPTVSEEERNLKLLLLLPALCPPVCKIKKSKTIWKPTIEEAQASFILHVKTPGDIDKALTGMRDKYANFGVQLQPLIIAVGPTLSEVTGYYVNIDDTRYRFPSILAAVDLCFKSFHVLHAKYPKPSEPIWLFIQKIVYSFTTPWDKKLPCVATLVSTVQNM, encoded by the exons ATGTTCGATAAAAAAGTGTGCGATCTACTTGCATCGTGGGGATTTGCAGATACAATACCTCATTTTTATc gtTTGTGTATCGATCACGATGTTCTTTTGCAACTACCTTTAGATCCTCCAGATCCATTGATAGAAGAACTATTTCCGCTACAAGAGAGACGTgaagattttgtaaataaattacatcttTATCAAGGGATAACTCTAGACAAAATTCCAATCGTGATTCAAAAAGAACAGGAATCAACG GCTGAGGCAATAACTACGAAAAGGCACACCACATCGCAAGAGGCAAGCGAAGTTTCTAAAAAACTACGATCGAAGAATGCTGattgtgatttattaattactgaaAACACTCAGcttgaaatatttcacgaaAACGTTTTTTCTAATTTCCATTCACtc aatttgattCACCTCTTGAATCAAACATTCACTGGCCAGAAGATTTTGGCGAAATATCGAGATAAAATTCTACCACGAAATATTCGGAAAATTTTAgtcgatttaattattagatcgTTGCTGGAAATTCCATCATTGTCGACTCACGGTGAACTACAGGT gccagaattaaaaaattatcactttgaaattttaactaATAAATTGTGTGACGTCTTCACGAAAGAAACTCCAGAAACATATTTCATTCCTCcgaaaacagaaaataaaaatcagactATTTCACGTGGGAAGCTTGTTGACAAATATAGAAACTGGCGAACTGCTCAAAAAGAATTAGGTTTAATCGAATCGAAAAATTCTGAGGTTGAAAGTGAAGAGAAAAATTGTActt ctgCTGACAATTCTCCCAATGAACACATTGTTTggttgttaaataataatgcccCGTGGAGAAACGTTATCAATCACTGGCAATTGAGTGTTGAAGTTAGATTGCgagaatttcaatataacgTAGGAAGTGTTAAAgagatatttgataaatattcagTTTTAAAACAACCTTGTGGATATGAGTTG attgaAAGCGTTTTTATGTacgaaaaaggaagagaaggTATGTTATATGCTACGTGGCCAGAATTGTCAAATAAACTTCatgatttaatgaaaattgaaataaaagataatgctGCTAAGGAGTTACTTGAGACTCTCTCTTTTCCTACAGTGTCTGAGG AAGAAAGAAACTTGAAGTTGTTACTTCTTTTACCAGCTCTGTGTCCACCAGTatgtaaaatcaaaaaatcAAAGACCATTTGGAAACCAACTATTGAAGAAGCACAGGCGTCTTTTATTTTGCATGTGaag ACTCCAGGCGACATCGATAAAGCACTAACCGGAATGCGAGATAAGTATGCCAATTTTGGTGTTCAACTTCAACCTCTCATCATCGCAGTAGGACCAACATTGTCAGAAGTCACTGGATATTACGTAAACATAGATGACACAAGGTATCGCTTTCCAAGTATTCTAGCTGCTGTAGACCTATGCTTCAAAAGCTTTCATGTTTTGCACGCGAAGTATCCAAAACCAAGTGAACCAATTTggctttttattcaaaaaattgtatattcttTTACGACCCCGTGGGACAAAAAGCTGCCTTGCGTTGCAACTCTCGTTAGTACTGTACAAAACATGTAA